GGATATTGAGATACTTCACACAGATACTCTAATCAAGGAGGTAAGATGGAAGCTGGAGCATTCCTTCAAACTGAATAGAAcactttttctcaaattttataattCTGAACAGGTGGAAAAAGTTTTTGGTGCTAGCCATCCAGATCCAATGGAAATTGAGAAAGCAAAGAAAGTGCTTAAAGTAAGAACCCGAGTATCTTGTATTGGCCCATAGAACGTGTTACATTGCATTTTTAAGTTCTCTTTGATGCAGGAACATGAACAAGCGCTAGTTGATGCGATTGCAAAGCTTGAACATGCATCTGATGGTGAAAGTGGTAATAACTAATTGCACATAACCATGTTTATATTATAGTGTCCGATAAAGGCACTGCTTATCTATTGTATCATCTAATTGTAGCTTTTGGATCTTCGGATTTAACCTGAAATAGTTGTGTACAATTTTATCACTTTGCCAGTATTGTTTCAATTTAGTGCAAGAGAATGGGCTCAAGTGTTTACCTGGAGGTTCTCTAAAATTGTAGTTGCTTTTGTTTTAATCTTTGTCATAATTTTTCTCATGTTAAGCATCATTGAGATGGAATAGACAAATAATATAAATCTTGCCGCCATGTTGGGCTTGTTATATTGTAAATATTCCCATTATAATGGATTTTTTTCACTAGAAAGCGGCAATGGGTCAGTTTTATTGATTGTGAAATCAATACAATatgttttcttccttttttttttttgggtaaaaAGCAGATGGAGGACATCCATTTTCCCATGGACAATCAATGGACCAAGATAGAGTTTGGAGAAAACGGCCATATGATGAGATGGGTGGTGAAGGTAGAGTATCAGATGGCAACAAAATGGCAAGAGGTGGTAGAGTTGGATCTGTTGAACATCAAGATGATGGCGATGAAATATAATCTCATTGCTCTTTGCTGATAATAACCCTTATTGTATCATAGGACTAATTTAATGACGAGCCAAGCAAATGTAGCCCCTGGCTTATAGTCTTTTGGTTAGGTAGAAGGTAGTTTGGTTccgttgtaattttgatttcattGAATGTTGAAAAATACTTATGTAAATTATGTTTACTGAGTGAATAACATTTGACTCTGTAAAGATCTCTTTAATATTCTCTCCTCCACTGCTATAATATTTGGTTTAAAGGCCGCACTTACTGGAATGGTTGCTGTATTTTCACTCATCCTGCAAATCAAGCAGAGATGAAAAATCAGCAAATGCAAACAATACACATTGATCACAGAAGGCAGTCTAACTCATCACAACTCAGAAGCTAGCTATAAAGATGCAATAAACGTCAACTCAGAGACTACATAAAAGTCCTATAAAGATGCAATCAACGTGAGGATAAGGTTCAACATCAGATTATCATAAGCAGGGCCTTCCATTTGGAAGTGTCCTGCTCCTTCAATTAGATGCGTTTCAATGCGTCCTGCAGCAGAGCTCAGCTTGTTCTTTAGCTGCTTAACACTGGTAAACCCATCCCGGGTTCCCATAACAAAGAGTTTTGGTTTTGGAGACTGTAAGATGGCCTTGTGATGTCGCCCAAAAAGGATTGAGGCTATCATGCCAAAAGGATATCCCAGACTTACATATCCAACCACTTCCTTAATCTCATCTACTGCCGATCCTGCAATTGGTGCACCTGTACAAGAAGGTATAAGATTACATTATCCAAAATTAGTGAGCTTTCCCAGAGTACATGAGAGAAGCCCCTTTTTCTATGAGGAAAATTCCCACAATTGAAATAATGAGGAACTGGAGGAAAAAATTACATATTTGGAAAGGCATAGAATTTGGAACTACACTGCAAATAAAATAGCTTTCTTCCTTTTGTGGTTTTGTTAATCCATGAAAAAGCCATCAAACGCTTTAAAACCTTCTTTCCACCCAACATTTTGGTCAGATGTGTTGTGTACACTACCAAACAACTTTTGTTACACTACGAGCTTTCCCTTTTCAAGGGGACAAGACTAGAAAATTTCAATGTTCAATGGATTTTAAATAAAAAGCAAGGCAGGATAGGATAGAGCCTATTCTGGAAAAGAAGTTTACCCTAATATGTAAATGATATTTTAAAAGAGCAATTTTGCCAGAAAAACAATATGGTATTCAAGAAATTCCATGTCCAAGTATTAAACAGTTTTTTTCACTAAAATTGTCCACCGTCATAACTGAACCTATCAACTACAATCCAGTCAAGAATATCAATATCAAAACAGACAAAATCCATAAAGCAcaataaaacattaaaaaaaaaaaagggaatcagTGTCAAGCATCTCAAATCATCAAATCCAAATGGCTGGATGAAAGAAACAAATGACATGCCGGACTAATCTAAAATGCATAAACtaacaaaaaaaagaaaatccaattctatgaaaatttaaaaaaaaaattattcaataaCTGCGCAATTATATGCAAATTGATTTGAAACATCAAATTCCTACCCACAATATCCAATCAGCCCTTGACATCaaaagtatgatattatcttagccCAGATGTGTTAAGCAGCAGTAAAGTGTATCCCCTTTGGAGATGTAAATAAAATGAGGAACATAAGAAGAACCTGATAGCCGTAACAGATTCACAAACGAATACCCATTTCATAGATTTAATCAATTACCCATTGAAACCAATCAAACAAGCATTTGTAATCATTATCCACAGACACATCATCCATTAATCAAATGAACATAATTGCAAAATCATGAAAAACACATACCTGCAGAGGAACCCACCAACAAAATCTTGTCAGTTGATAAATTTTCGCAAACCCATTTGCAGACAGCAATTACATCCTTGATTTCAGAAAACCCAGTGAGAGAAGGCCTCCCTGTGGAACTCCCAGCACCTCTCATGTCAAAAGTGACAGCCCTGTAACCTTTCTGTGCCAACCCAATTGCCATTCCTTTTAAAAGAGCTTGACAACCACCCAAGACTGAATACTGATGGACAAGAACAATCACCAATTTGTCTTTGATCTCATCTTCTATGGGCTTGAAGAGCCTTGTCAGGAGCTTCACTCCATCATTGGTTTCTACTGTAGTGGACTCAATTGAATAGCTTGACATCCTTCCAAGTACAATAGAAAGCTCAGAAATGGCAATTGGATGGATGATGAGAGAGATTGGTTGCCTGGTTCTGGTTCAAGTTGTTTGTTAGGCAAATTTTGGTGAACCAAGTGGCAAAACTGGTGGGTTCTTTCTTGCCTATGCCCTTTGGACATGGCTGAGATTCCAGGGTTTTTTTAATATATAGTTAATCGATCttatctctctcttttctttactttttttttttttaattttttttctttctgaaAAATGCAAATTTCACTGCAGATTTATCATCTTCGGTGAAATGAAATTGACCGATTTATTTTCTCACGAAATTCATCTCAGAATTTTAATTTACatcaagagataaatttataaaatttaactaatcaaaatttataaaatttacatcacCACTCATATAtgataaacaaataaaaaaattaaaaaatataaaagtattatcattatatcaataaataaataatcatgagtatattcaaatttaattcaataaatatatttaaaattttataaattttagctgcaattatattattaaattaaattaattttttattttaaataattaacaataattattacaattgaattacaattaatattataataaaaataatttttaaaataaattaatattaaagtaaattaaattttattaaagataAAAAGGCAAAAAAAAAGTCAAGCCAAATGGCAAATTCTTGACAATAAGTGTGGCGTAGCAAATTTTTAAAATGATTTAACTTGATAGATagataaataaattaaatcagcTCGATTTAAATTTGACCTGAATTCAAATCGGACCGGGTCGGTCTAATAGTTTCTACATTCACATGTTTTGCATAATTAATGAAAGGAAGCTAAAAGCAAAAATATTTCAGCTACTGAGAGctgattattttgtaaattatttactaatatttaaaaataattgaaaataagATACTTCAAacgctaaaaaataaaaaaaaaagattatagaAATTGAATTACAGGTGGTTAACTTCCTCCTGTTTTCTCCAAATCAAACGGTTGAGAATATGAAATTGGAATTGTGTTGTGAATTGAATTAGGAGAAATCTAAAtatatctaataataataataataaagggaAAGTTTCATGTATCACATTTTTATATgaaatgataatttttatattatttcaacatgtaaaattaataatagcttctataaaaaaaattaaaatccatttttcatgcacaacataaaatataatttcttatAAATTAAATACAATTTTTCCTATATAAAATTATAACGTGAATTTGATGAATTGAATAATAATCGATCAACTACTACTCATTGAGAGGTATAATATCTATCTGAACTCACCGTTTTCCGCTCAAAAGGTTATTTGTTGGACTAGGGGTTCATAACAGTCCGCTTATCGTGTAAGTGTTCGGTTCCATATCGTCCAGATCCACAACAAAACCCTAATAAAGAGCCCACTAATCAATTTCTGAAGTGATCTTCCTGTACATTTAGtttctttaatttcaaatttaaaataatttcaaatttcattatatATTATACAAATTCATCctaatataatttaattgaattaaatatttaaaatcctCCATTTCCATTCttacatagtttttttttttttttgtcaaaatcGAGGATTTCGATTTCATGACTAAGAAACTGAAATTAGACTAAAGGATTCTGCAATTACAATTGTAATTTAGTTTCAGTATCAAATTGAATTGGgtctaattttaataaaatttactgatgaaattttttttaaagtgaTAGGCAGggcaaaaaaatgaaaagaagaaaaatcaaAGTGGATGAAAAATAAAGGACGAGAAAAAGTCTCATTTGGGCAACGAGGAAGGTCACGTGACAATTACGATAAACATGACAAATACATAACATAACGTACGGTACTTGATCTCCAGTCCTTAtattatttcattttttatttatttttaaaaatataatacactcaactcaattcaattacgcatttattttaaaaatttgaggtcggctatatagattctatttcttcactctaaacaattttgagttaaatcatcgaaaatatgtaatgcttttaggtcatattgtacttctcctccaagtcagtttaagtttattcttttttttttctttctatcctttaacctaatgtgctctacttgtctaactggagcctctgtatatctacacttcacatgaccaaatcacctcaatctcccttctcttaacttatcctcaattggcactactcctaccttttctctaatactctcattacaaactttatctagtttagtatggccactcatccaccttaacattcttatctccgcaactcttatcttaaacacatacgactcctttagtgcccaatactcactaccatataacatggccggttgtatggctgtacagtaaaattttccttttaacttattgggaatcttgtgatcacataaaactctcctGGCACATTTCCACTTTaatcatccggctttaatcctatgactaccatcctcctcacattccccatctacttgaaggattgagccgagatatttaaaatgattactttggggcagtaccactccatccaaattaactctttccctatcaccagttcggccttcactgaacttgcaatgcacgtattctgtcttcgttctacttaacttaaagtctTTTGACTCTAGAGTAATTCTCTAAacctctagctttctattaacttCTTCTTGCGTCTCATTTATCAAAACTATATTATTCGCAAACATCATAAACCAAGGAATACTctattgtatatgtttcgtcaattcatctaaaaataatataaaaaggtaagggcttacagctaaaccttggtgtaatctaactgagataggaaaatatcTTGTGTCCCAtttcactgtgcgcacaatagtagttgctccttcatatatatctttcaacacttgtatgtacttaatagatgccctcttttgttctaacactctctataagatatctcttggaatactatcataagccttctccaaatcgataaaaactatgtgtagatctttattcacatctctatatttctccatcaagcttctaatgagagagattgcttccatagttgaacgactgggcatgaagccaaattgattgggagtgaTAGAAGTGCCATAACATAGTCGATGTtctacaactctctcccacaacttcatagtatggctcatgagtttaatttctttataatttGAGCAACTatgtatgtctctcttatttttaaaaataggtactaaaatatttcttctccattcatcaggcattttctttgagtttataatcttattaaacaatttagttaaccatgccactcccatatctctcaaacacttccacacttcaattggtattctatCGAGTCCACAGACTTTACccacttttattctcttaagtgttttctttacttttaaagatctaatccttctaatataattcacattctttttctATTGCTTTGTAATTTATATTCACGTTATTAtcactttgactattattaaagagatcatcaaaataatttcttcatctttctttaatgtccttatCTTTCACCAACATCCTTCttcatccttaatgcacctaacttgattgagatcttaacATTTTTTTTCTCTCCTTCTTACTAAtcaataaatatctttctcccattttttagtttcaagtttctcatataacttttcaaatgcctgcgctcttgcttgactaactgccttttttacctatttctttgctatcttgtactatttatatgcctcattattattacacttaggtaattttttataccattcccttttcctcttaactgccttttgtacttcctcattccaccatcatctctcttttgaggatggtccatgtcctttaaacTCCCTaaatacttttctagctacttttctaatctttgatgccatctgtatccacatactgttggcctccacatccagctttcatgcttcagactcgagaagctcatttttaaacttcacttgctttactcatttgaactcccaccactttgttcgagctacactatttcttataaccttacttgaattgttcataAACTTGACATTCAATATCACTGACCGATATTAACTTATTAAAGCCTCTCccagaatgaccttgcaatccttgcatagagctctatttgtcttcctggttaagagaaagtcaatttagcttctatgttgcccacttttgaaagtcattaaatgtgactctctttttataaagtgggtatttgctagtattaggtcgtatgccatagcaacaTCTATGATATTTTTTCCTTCCTCATTTCGGctgtcaaaaccaaaacctccatgaacattttcATAACTTTGCCTATCAtgtcctacatgtccattcaaatctccaccgatgaaaacattctcttcattcggtatgctttgcattagatcatccatatcttcccaaaatctttatttactctcactatctagttctATTTATGGGACATAAGcattaactatatttattgtttctccttctagtacttgctttactagtataattctatctcctactcttttcacagctattacagcatctttcaatgtcATGTCTataattatgcccactccgttcttgttcctCTCTTTTACGGTAAATCACAATTTGTACTCTGAATTACCCATtttcttgcttttctctcctacccatttagtctcctgtaTGCAAGCAATATTCTCCTTTTCAagttatccacaagctccattaattttcctgtaagtgatccaagaTTCCAAGTACCAATCCTTATTCTCCTcatatcctgttccttcctaattgatttccttctatgatatcttctattattctctatgtctatcttgtgttatgttccactatctgttctactatttgtctatggactaacttctttatccacacccgtccatgatgtaggAACCCCTAGGCGCCGGCATGACGCGTCGCTTTTGATGAACGCCCtatacccttgcatatttctcactacacccgggttacgatgtagcgcgtcgtaagtagaggacgctgcaacatttatatcatttgaattcaTATCATGAGGTATgacaaaatttttacgctggttgttaaCTACCGCAATTCTCCTCTTTATCCAGGCTTGGGACAGACTAAGTACAAATTACTTAGGCAGAgtttttgaaaatataatataatataatataatataaatctttaatttaaaaattattaaattaatttttataagagatcatatttataataatttagaaTAATTGCTCCCTCCCTCCTTTCCCTTCCCTTTAAAAATGTTATGTTCCCTTGCATTAGCAAGTAATTCATGACTGTTGCACTATTGCCATTGCCAGCTGCTTCTTTCAGTCCAATTTGTCAATTAATTTCAGTCTATGTGATTTCCTTATCCATCTTCaggttaattaatagagatttatTTTATTTGCCAGTAAGTACTGAACCCATTTTGGAGCAGAGGCTTCTGCTACACCAATAATATACCCTACCAAATAAAAGCAGAAAAACAAATAAACACAAGTACGACTAATTAGTCACGAGTGAACAAACAAACAACACTTGCTCTAAGGGGTTGCATAAAAATGACAAATCCCGAAGAGCTTGTGAGGTAAGGGAATGAGCTATCTTATTGCAGTTTCCTTCTAACAAACCTGAAAGTGATAAAACTCAAAAGAAGCAAATAACAACTTGATATCTAAAATAATGCCCTGATTCACCGCCGGAGGAGTGCTACCTTGGAGAGACTTGAAAACGACAAGCGGATCTCCTTCAACTATCACCTTCTAGAAGCCCTTAGCTCTAGCAAGCAACACCGTTTCTCTATACGCAATGCCTTCCAAGATGAGCGGGTCAGCTGCAGCCTTATAAATAAACTCCATAGTTATCTTCTTATTATGGATATTTACAAGTAAACTCCAAAATATAATGATCCAAAATATATTCTTTACTATTAACAAATTTCCCTGTTGGACTAAGTTAATGACGTTGCTTTATATGGTAATGATTATGTAGAAATTCTTTCATAAACCTAATGCACTATGTGGCATATGCATTAGCCCCTTACATTTTGCCGTATATTTCACGACAAATTCTTcaattatatatggagatatTTGATTTTTGCATGCATACTTATGTATGCCTGGAAATGGATCTTTCGAGCATACTAATGATGAAttagaagggaaaaaaaaaaaatggaagaaacgAAAAAGCTTGTTGCATGCTGCAATGCTCTTATGCATCAGGTCTATCACAATCATTAATCTCCATTCAATAATGTAATATCCCAGGTATCACCAGAACGTGCTTCTTTTTGAACCCAAaaggagaaaaaaataaaaaaaaaaaaaaaaaaatctcaacctATCATGTCTTCAGAGGGGTTTATTGAACTTTCCCGGATGTGTTGTAAAGCTCTTTCAATTTGTAGAAAAATTTCTTTTGATTAATAGAAAAAATTAAATCCAATTTAAGATTGTAAATGGAGTGAAATCAATCAAAATTAAGCTtatcaaaaatatttttaaattgaattaaaatcatacttaaattaattaacttaacattatttcaagttaaaaattttaattttttaaaaaataaaaagattaaaaaaaatttaattattaaattcgatcattttctaaactttaaatcaaaatttcaatttcaatttaaaataagcCAGGTAAACATCTCTGCATTAGATagggtaaataaaaataaaaactaaaaaaaagtATTGGATAACAATtcaacaaattaataaaataatcatcAAATTAATTATTGAGGGAATACAATTGTCACGCATGATGGAGAAAGGGTTTTGAATTTGATAGACAACTTAGGTGGTGAGCCAGTAAAGTGAAACAGAAGAAGGATTGGAATTCgatcaaaaataattaataaaaaatagaacAAGGATTGGAAAATATAAAGTAAAgagagaaaatttttttttccgaGTAATAACAAGACAAACAGCTCACGAAGTCTGCGCAAAACAAGATACGCTGATGTGACTAAAATAGGTCACATACCCCACTCTCACTCTGACGCTATGTCTAAAAATATCTCCAATTCTTCATCTGCAtcttttattttacataaattaatttttaatttgtattattaaaatatttaataaaaataaaataatgatataatGAATTATTTGTGAACCACTTTCCCTCTGTATTAAAAAACAAACTATTTGAGATAAATTACTTCTCAAAATTAACAAGAGACATGTTTGAGAAATTATTTACATAGATTTTGTTTTCACGCTCCGCAGTCTCGCAAGGCGCAAACGCTAGAAGACAAATTCGTTGGGGAGAGAAGACTAGTCAAACATCCCttatataaaatacaaaagcagaaaaatatgaattttATGAAACGGTTAATTATTTAGCTGTTTGTAAAGCTGAACGCTGCTTGTATATGCTTTAAATTTTTATCATGTTCTATGAAATTTAATAACTTAGGAGTTTTATTttttacacttagttttaatagttagatttttatgaaatttaggtATTAGACGAGATATAACTaaaaatgataatattaaaaGGCAATTAAGTTCAAATATTATCAATGATTAattgaacaaaataattttttgcgTTCATCACTACTCTCTGCAGCTAAAATTACGATGATGAGTtatcattttcaatttaaataatcTCATAAAATTCAGAGGCTActgatattaataataataataataataaattattatcaatTCCTTATCTCAATTCCATAGTTATTAAAGGTTCAAGGCGCATTAAGGCGCTAAAGGGTCCTAGAACGCCTAGGCGCGAGACGCACACTTGAGCGAGATGAGgtgcaaaaaaaaataaaaataaaaataatatcctatcaaacttcaaataacataaaactaaaaataataataacaaaaaagTATTCAAGTGCTAAATTATTAAAACTTCGATAGTCTCTTGATCTTTCAtaactaaaattaagaaattataaaataactATATCTTTTTCATCTTTTTCTACATCTTCTTCCTCTTAACATTCATcttcaaaatcaatattttcattatttcCCTCACCTTTAAGAACTAAAGgagtattaactttttttttttgaaaaagataATGAGTGGTAgtattgaaaataaaaatatgcGAGATTTGTAATACTGAGTATATTAGTTTGATGAAATTTTGTTGACTAATTATCACCAACGATACTAATTTTGAAAACTTATAGATCAATAATTTTCAAGTTGAGTGATAGTGCTTTTTTTCAATGAAAGTACTCGCCGAATGTAGAAATAAAAAAGACGCGCCTTTCTAGCCTTGCGCTTGAAACAAAGCGCACGCCTAGACGCATAAGATGAGAGCCTAGTGAATATTGCCTGCCTTTCTTCTGTAGAGGTGCTAGGACTGGAGCTTGGTAAGCTTGAAGGCTAAGGTGCGCATAACTATGCTCAATTCACAAAGTACTGTTTCACAATGAAATTCATCACACATAACATTATAAGTAGAGGATTCATCCTATATAAGTTGGTGTTGAAGTTCAAACAACAATTCAAGCATTCAGAAAAGGATTAAAATCCAAAATGTTACCACTCAATATGGGAAATTGCTGGGTTGTGTGTAGGGGTGAGTATTcagttcaaaccgaaccgaaccgaaccgaattaaattaaaaaattcaaaccgtaaattttagaaaccgaatcaaaccaaaatgagtgaaaaatcgaatcgaatcaaaccgCTCTATTTCGGTTCAATTCGATTTAAACCAAttggtttgattttttttaaattttaaatttagacttgattttcaaattatttagtctaattttaactttgatttgaacttaataaccattaatcaatgaaattaaataattaatatatatatatataattaaatataattcataaatttttcataaaaataaatcaattcaaaaatcgattcagttcgatttaatttgatttgactatataaatcactatttAGTTCAGTTCAATTTAATCGATTTTTTCTCTTCgaaatcaaaccgaaccaaaataaccgaaatttttataatttaaaatcgaatcaaaccgattgaattttaaaaccgaatcgaCTGAATTAAATTGACTCGATTCGGTTTAATTTTTCGGTTTGAATCGAATTCTACTCGACCCTAATTGTGTGCAAAACGTGTTTGAGGAGATAAAAgagtgtgcatatatatatatatatatatatatatatatatatatatatatatattacagagAAGAAAAGGACTCTTCTAGTGCAATCACCTGTGCCTCAAGGCATTGCAGCACCACCACGACCACCAAAACTAGGAAGTGGGTGCTCACTCaagaaatttatttgaataaatcTAATAATGTTGAAGTTTTATAAAATGAATATATTCAGCTCTCCCTAACTATGATGCTTATTTTTCTATTCAAGcatgataaattaaataaaaaaaaaaatccaagaaTGTGCTCATAAAAGCATAACATATTTTAAGAATTTGACCCACATGTTTATCCAAGCAGGATCATTTGTGGTCCACCGGCCAAATAATCTTTTCTCATATCAATGGCCCATTGAAAAAGTCCAAAATAAGTAGTTTATAAGCtgattaaaatctaaaaataacACTGAGTAATAAAACAGAACTTACTTTTTTAAAACATTGCATAGAAAGGGTAATAAGAGTTTGGGATCAGACTGACGTGCAAAAGATTATTCAGCAGAGCTGGCGCCTCTGTTAAATGTTACTGTTTCAATCTTGTCATCATTTCCCAAAACACTGGCACAA
Above is a genomic segment from Hevea brasiliensis isolate MT/VB/25A 57/8 chromosome 17, ASM3005281v1, whole genome shotgun sequence containing:
- the LOC110661248 gene encoding uncharacterized protein LOC110661248, producing MSSYSIESTTVETNDGVKLLTRLFKPIEDEIKDKLVIVLVHQYSVLGGCQALLKGMAIGLAQKGYRAVTFDMRGAGSSTGRPSLTGFSEIKDVIAVCKWVCENLSTDKILLVGSSAGAPIAGSAVDEIKEVVGYVSLGYPFGMIASILFGRHHKAILQSPKPKLFVMGTRDGFTSVKQLKNKLSSAAGRIETHLIEGAGHFQMEGPAYDNLMLNLILTLIASL